From Ancylobacter pratisalsi, one genomic window encodes:
- the atpD gene encoding F0F1 ATP synthase subunit beta: METNGNVVAVRGAVVDIDFGEGAMPEINESVSIGDDRSGTIIAEVQAHLDRSTVRAIALQATTGLRRGDVVRRSGGPIEVPVGDAVLGRLLDVVGTVGDRLGPLPGDVPKRPIHRAAPALDRQTGTSDLFATGIKVLDLLTPLAQGGKAAMFGGAGVGKTVLVMELIHAMVASYQGISVFAGVGERSREGHEMLQDMTASKVLDRTVLVYGQMNEPPGARWRVPMTAITIAEYFRDELHRNVLLLMDNVFRFVQAGAEVSGLLGRIPSRVGYQPTLASEVAALQERIASVGGASVTAIEAVYVPADDFTDPAVTTIASHVDSMVVLSRSMAAEGMYPAIDPITSSSVLLDPLIVGQEHVDVANAVRQTIEHYRELQDVISLLGMEELGTEDRRIVQRARRLQRFFTQPFTVTEAFTGVPGRSVAVADTIAGCKAILAGACDDWQESSLYMIGTLDEAREKEKAAQGGGKAAPAQAPQAKEKAA, from the coding sequence ATGGAGACGAACGGAAATGTCGTGGCCGTCCGGGGAGCGGTGGTGGACATCGACTTCGGCGAGGGGGCGATGCCGGAGATCAACGAATCCGTGTCGATCGGCGACGACCGCAGCGGCACCATCATTGCCGAGGTGCAGGCCCATCTCGACCGCAGCACGGTGCGGGCCATCGCCCTGCAGGCCACCACCGGGCTGAGGCGCGGCGACGTCGTCAGACGCTCCGGCGGGCCGATCGAGGTGCCGGTGGGCGATGCGGTGCTGGGCCGCCTGCTCGACGTGGTCGGAACGGTGGGTGATCGTCTGGGTCCCCTGCCCGGCGATGTGCCGAAGCGACCGATCCATCGCGCCGCGCCCGCGCTCGACAGGCAGACCGGCACATCCGACCTCTTCGCAACCGGTATCAAGGTGCTGGACCTGCTCACGCCGCTGGCGCAGGGCGGCAAGGCGGCGATGTTCGGCGGGGCGGGTGTCGGCAAGACCGTGCTGGTGATGGAGCTGATCCACGCCATGGTGGCCAGCTATCAGGGCATCTCGGTCTTTGCCGGTGTCGGCGAGCGCTCCCGCGAGGGGCACGAAATGCTTCAGGACATGACCGCCTCCAAGGTACTGGACCGCACCGTGCTGGTTTACGGCCAGATGAACGAGCCGCCGGGCGCGCGCTGGCGGGTGCCGATGACCGCGATCACCATCGCCGAGTATTTCCGCGACGAGCTGCACCGCAACGTGCTGCTGCTGATGGATAACGTGTTCCGCTTCGTGCAGGCGGGGGCGGAGGTTTCGGGGCTGCTCGGGCGCATTCCCTCGCGCGTCGGCTACCAGCCCACGCTGGCGAGCGAGGTGGCCGCGCTTCAGGAGCGCATCGCGTCCGTCGGCGGCGCGTCGGTGACGGCGATTGAGGCGGTCTATGTGCCGGCCGACGACTTCACCGACCCGGCGGTGACCACCATCGCCAGCCATGTCGACAGCATGGTCGTGCTCTCGCGCTCCATGGCAGCGGAGGGGATGTATCCGGCGATCGATCCGATCACCTCATCTTCGGTGCTGCTCGATCCGCTGATTGTCGGGCAGGAGCACGTGGATGTTGCGAATGCGGTGCGCCAGACCATCGAGCATTACCGCGAGCTTCAGGACGTGATCTCGCTGCTGGGCATGGAGGAACTGGGAACCGAGGACCGGCGCATCGTGCAACGCGCGCGGCGGTTGCAGCGCTTCTTCACCCAGCCCTTCACCGTGACCGAGGCGTTCACCGGGGTGCCGGGACGTTCGGTGGCGGTGGCGGACACCATCGCCGGGTGCAAGGCGATCCTCGCCGGCGCGTGCGACGACTGGCAGGAGAGCTCGCTCTACATGATCGGCACGCTGGACGAGGCACGGGAGAAGGAGAAGGCGGCGCAGGGAGGCGGCAAGGCCGCGCCCGCCCAAGCCCCGCAGGCCAAGGAGAAGGCGGCATGA
- a CDS encoding F0F1 ATP synthase subunit epsilon has protein sequence MSRTLRLTITTPASVLVDRADVASMRAEDESGGFGILPGHADFLTVLPASVVRWRGAGGQEHFCVVEGGVLTATGGARVAIACRQGTLGDDLGTLEAKVAAMRLADTDADRKARTEQLRLHAHAVRQLMRYLRPGQTATAEAVLGQIQGEEAG, from the coding sequence ATGAGCCGGACCCTTCGCCTCACCATCACCACCCCCGCGAGCGTGCTTGTCGATCGCGCGGATGTTGCGTCGATGCGGGCGGAGGACGAGAGCGGCGGCTTCGGGATCCTGCCCGGCCATGCCGATTTCCTGACTGTGCTGCCCGCCTCGGTGGTGCGCTGGCGCGGTGCCGGGGGACAAGAACACTTCTGCGTGGTCGAGGGCGGCGTGCTGACGGCGACGGGTGGCGCGCGCGTCGCCATCGCCTGCCGGCAGGGAACCCTCGGCGACGATCTCGGCACGCTTGAGGCGAAAGTCGCCGCCATGCGTCTCGCCGACACCGACGCGGATCGCAAGGCCCGCACCGAGCAGCTACGTCTTCATGCGCATGCCGTGCGCCAGCTCATGCGCTATCTGCGTCCCGGACAGACAGCGACCGCCGAGGCGGTGCTGGGCCAGATACAGGGCGAGGAGGCAGGATGA
- a CDS encoding AtpZ/AtpI family protein: MSAVPPPDRMSEAARAAADRAARGVQTPEPSLGARLGQIGILGWTIVVPTLLGVFLGRWLDHAFASGVFFSAPLIMIGAALGFWSAWKWMHRP, translated from the coding sequence ATGAGCGCCGTACCGCCGCCAGACCGAATGAGCGAGGCCGCACGTGCGGCCGCCGATCGGGCGGCACGCGGCGTGCAGACGCCCGAACCCTCGCTCGGCGCGCGGCTCGGGCAGATCGGCATTCTGGGATGGACCATCGTGGTCCCCACCCTGCTCGGTGTGTTTCTGGGCCGCTGGCTGGACCACGCCTTCGCCAGCGGGGTCTTCTTTTCGGCGCCGCTGATTATGATCGGGGCCGCGCTGGGTTTCTGGTCAGCCTGGAAGTGGATGCATCGCCCGTGA
- a CDS encoding ATP synthase subunit I produces the protein MIETLSQSLTAQNVLHIAVGLAVGAVVGFIHFATLKRNTDLYLGGGFALAFGLQLLRFAILGAVFYALARLGAGALLAGAIGLLVTRRVFLRRVGGL, from the coding sequence GTGATCGAGACCTTGTCGCAGAGCCTGACGGCGCAGAACGTGCTCCATATCGCGGTGGGGCTGGCGGTCGGCGCCGTGGTCGGGTTCATCCACTTCGCCACGTTGAAGCGGAACACCGATCTCTATCTCGGCGGCGGGTTCGCGCTTGCCTTCGGGCTGCAATTGCTTCGCTTCGCCATTCTCGGCGCCGTGTTCTACGCGCTGGCGCGGCTTGGTGCGGGGGCGCTGCTCGCGGGGGCGATCGGGCTTTTGGTCACGCGCCGCGTCTTCCTGCGTCGGGTGGGAGGCCTGTGA
- a CDS encoding F0F1 ATP synthase subunit A translates to MNSPLTLDAQFYLGPVPITSPVLVTWAIMLVLTVVLHLATRRLALQPSRLQAMLEALVSMIDGLVIDTMQAEPARYRALIGTILIYVLVANWSSLVPGIEPPTAHLETDAALALIVFFATIYYGVHTRGLWGYLKTFAEPSWVMIPLNLIEQITRTFSLIVRLFGNIMSGVFVIGIILSLAGFLVPIPLMALDLLTGAVQAYIFTVLACVFIGAAISEGQPPRKTAPEEQTRP, encoded by the coding sequence ATGAATTCGCCGCTGACGCTCGACGCCCAGTTCTATCTCGGCCCGGTGCCGATCACCTCGCCGGTGCTGGTGACCTGGGCGATCATGCTGGTGCTGACTGTGGTGCTTCACCTCGCGACCCGCCGGCTGGCGCTGCAACCTTCGCGCCTGCAGGCGATGCTGGAGGCGCTGGTGAGCATGATCGACGGACTGGTCATCGACACGATGCAGGCCGAGCCGGCACGGTATCGCGCGCTGATCGGCACCATCCTGATCTATGTGCTGGTTGCCAACTGGTCCTCGCTCGTGCCGGGAATCGAGCCGCCGACGGCGCATCTGGAAACCGACGCCGCGCTGGCGCTGATCGTGTTCTTCGCGACCATCTATTACGGCGTGCACACGCGCGGGCTCTGGGGCTATCTGAAGACCTTCGCCGAGCCGAGCTGGGTCATGATCCCGCTCAACCTGATCGAGCAGATCACGCGAACCTTCTCGCTGATCGTCCGCCTGTTCGGCAATATCATGAGCGGTGTGTTCGTGATCGGCATCATCCTCTCGCTCGCCGGCTTCCTGGTGCCGATCCCGCTCATGGCGCTGGATCTGCTGACCGGCGCCGTGCAGGCCTACATCTTCACCGTCCTCGCCTGCGTCTTCATTGGCGCCGCCATCAGCGAGGGACAGCCGCCCCGCAAGACCGCCCCGGAGGAGCAGACACGCCCATGA
- a CDS encoding F0F1 ATP synthase subunit C, whose translation MSIEMVSILAAALAVSFGAIGPALAEGRAVAAAMDAIARQPEAAGTLSRTLFVGLAMIETMAIYCLVIALLVLFANPFIK comes from the coding sequence ATGTCGATCGAAATGGTGAGCATTCTCGCGGCGGCGCTCGCGGTGTCCTTCGGGGCGATCGGGCCCGCGCTCGCGGAGGGGCGCGCGGTGGCGGCGGCGATGGACGCGATCGCGCGCCAGCCGGAAGCGGCGGGCACGTTGTCGCGCACGCTTTTCGTCGGCCTCGCGATGATCGAGACCATGGCGATTTACTGCCTGGTGATCGCGCTGCTGGTGCTTTTCGCCAATCCCTTCATCAAGTGA
- a CDS encoding ATP synthase F0 subunit B, translating into MKIDWWTLGLQTANVLVLIWILSRFLFRPVAAMIEERRALATKSLDDAKADRAAAEAERHKAEEATAGLAQARVAALKSAAEEAEAEKQGILASARAEAERLRKAAEADIARARQDDAAAIEGRASTLALDIADKLLSRLPEEARVAGFIDGLVEALAALPAPVRASLGTGGAALPIRSARMPTQSEAKLCTERLSQALGRPLELAWTADPALIAGLELDLPHASVRNSLRADLDRVAAALATSGGPTP; encoded by the coding sequence ATGAAGATCGACTGGTGGACCCTCGGCCTGCAGACGGCCAATGTGCTCGTCCTCATCTGGATTCTGAGCCGGTTCCTGTTCCGGCCCGTGGCCGCGATGATCGAGGAACGGCGCGCCCTGGCGACCAAGTCGCTGGATGACGCCAAAGCCGATCGCGCTGCAGCGGAGGCGGAGCGGCACAAGGCCGAGGAGGCGACGGCAGGGCTGGCGCAGGCGCGCGTGGCGGCCCTGAAGAGCGCCGCCGAGGAGGCCGAGGCGGAGAAGCAGGGCATTCTCGCCAGCGCGCGGGCGGAGGCGGAGCGGCTGCGCAAGGCGGCCGAAGCCGACATCGCGCGCGCCCGCCAGGACGATGCCGCCGCGATTGAGGGGCGGGCAAGCACGCTGGCGCTCGACATCGCCGACAAGCTGCTGTCCCGCCTGCCGGAAGAGGCGCGCGTGGCGGGCTTCATCGACGGGCTGGTCGAGGCGCTGGCCGCCCTGCCCGCGCCGGTTCGGGCCAGTCTTGGCACCGGCGGCGCGGCCCTTCCTATCCGCTCGGCGCGCATGCCGACGCAGAGCGAGGCGAAACTGTGCACGGAACGCCTGTCTCAGGCACTCGGCCGCCCGCTCGAACTCGCCTGGACGGCGGATCCCGCGCTGATCGCCGGGCTTGAACTCGACCTGCCCCATGCCAGCGTGCGCAACAGCCTGAGGGCGGATCTCGACCGGGTCGCGGCAGCACTCGCCACGTCGGGAGGGCCGACGCCATGA
- a CDS encoding F0F1 ATP synthase subunit alpha, whose translation MTGETPQDTPLPAPLPASPAPPAGDDAASQWLARSRAELSGTALGPEAVSIGRVERIADAIAQVSGLPEVRLNELLHFEGGQTGFALTLDRDTISTVILDAASAIEAGMKVSRTGAVVQVPIGPGLLGRIVDPLGRPLDGGDPVVAEAYHPVERPAPSIIERDLVTEQVNTGILVVDALFTLGRGQRELIIGDRATGKTAIAVDTIISQKDSDIVCVYVAVGQRATAVERVIEAVRQHGAPEKCIFVVASAASAPGLQWIAPFAGMTIAEYFRDKGQHALIVIDDLSKHAVTHRELALLTREPVGREAYPGDIFYLHARLLERASKLSKELGGGSLTALPVAETDAGNLSAYIPTNLISITDGQIVLGSQLFAANHRPAVDVGLSVSRVGGKAQHPALRQVSGRIRLDYSQFLELEMFSRFGGIADTRVKAQLTRGERIRALLSQPRFATLRPVDEIALLAALAAGVLDEVPVAAMPELRARIPGHIDASVPDAGKALAGDAKLDDGMRDRLVETVRSLAAGLREPGS comes from the coding sequence ATGACGGGGGAAACGCCGCAAGACACGCCCCTACCCGCACCCCTTCCCGCTTCCCCTGCCCCGCCCGCTGGCGATGACGCCGCCAGCCAGTGGCTGGCGCGCAGCCGCGCGGAGCTTTCCGGCACGGCGCTGGGGCCGGAGGCGGTGTCGATCGGGCGGGTCGAACGCATCGCCGATGCAATCGCTCAGGTGTCCGGCCTGCCGGAGGTGCGGCTCAACGAACTGCTGCATTTCGAGGGCGGCCAGACCGGGTTTGCGTTGACCCTCGACAGGGACACGATCAGCACGGTCATCCTGGACGCGGCGAGCGCCATCGAGGCCGGGATGAAGGTGTCGCGCACCGGCGCCGTGGTGCAGGTGCCCATCGGGCCCGGGCTGCTCGGGCGGATCGTCGATCCGCTAGGCCGCCCGCTGGATGGAGGCGATCCGGTGGTGGCGGAGGCGTATCACCCGGTAGAGCGCCCGGCGCCCTCGATCATCGAGCGCGATCTGGTGACCGAGCAGGTCAATACCGGCATTCTCGTCGTCGATGCGCTGTTCACGTTGGGGCGCGGGCAGCGCGAGCTGATCATCGGCGACCGGGCGACCGGCAAGACGGCGATCGCGGTCGACACCATCATCAGCCAGAAGGACTCGGACATCGTCTGTGTCTATGTCGCGGTCGGGCAGCGTGCGACGGCGGTCGAGCGGGTGATCGAGGCGGTGCGCCAGCATGGCGCGCCGGAGAAGTGCATCTTTGTCGTTGCCTCCGCCGCCTCCGCGCCGGGCCTGCAATGGATCGCGCCCTTCGCGGGCATGACCATCGCGGAGTATTTCCGCGACAAGGGACAGCATGCGCTGATCGTCATCGATGATCTGAGCAAGCACGCCGTCACCCACCGCGAACTCGCCCTGTTGACCCGCGAGCCGGTGGGGCGCGAGGCCTATCCGGGCGATATCTTCTATCTCCACGCGCGCCTGCTGGAGCGGGCGTCGAAGCTCTCCAAGGAGCTTGGCGGCGGCTCGCTCACCGCGTTGCCGGTCGCGGAGACCGACGCGGGCAATCTTTCCGCCTATATCCCGACCAACCTGATCTCGATCACCGATGGGCAGATCGTGCTTGGCTCGCAGCTGTTCGCCGCGAACCATCGGCCGGCAGTCGATGTGGGGCTGAGCGTCAGCCGCGTGGGTGGCAAGGCGCAGCATCCGGCGCTTCGCCAGGTGTCCGGGCGCATCCGGCTCGACTATTCGCAGTTCCTTGAACTGGAGATGTTCTCCCGCTTCGGTGGCATCGCCGACACGCGGGTGAAGGCGCAGCTGACCCGTGGCGAGCGCATCCGCGCCCTGCTGTCCCAGCCGCGCTTCGCCACGCTGCGGCCGGTGGATGAGATCGCGCTGCTTGCCGCGCTCGCCGCCGGTGTGCTGGACGAGGTGCCGGTCGCGGCCATGCCGGAGCTGCGCGCCCGCATTCCCGGCCATATCGACGCCTCCGTGCCGGACGCGGGCAAGGCGCTGGCGGGAGATGCCAAGCTCGACGATGGGATGCGCGACAGGCTTGTCGAGACCGTGCGGTCTCTGGCGGCGGGGCTCAGGGAACCGGGTTCGTGA
- a CDS encoding F0F1 ATP synthase subunit gamma, whose product MSERLSDVLVRIQSVQQLSSVIAAMRGIAAARSREARGQLDGIHAYADTIAAAIGDALAHLPSGLAPVSSVLPEDRHAIVALCAEQGFAGTFNERVLDAVDRRMEQVPQGARLMIVGDRGLMAAAERGLEVSWSASMVAHVGQASALANRIVDELYRALGRDEVRSVSIIHALPGSSATLEVLDRVLVPFDFARFPRMERAEPPMVTLAPDILLARLAEEYIFAELCEAVIQSFAAENEARMRAMIAAKTNVEDTLGELVGRSRRLRQEEITSEILELSSAQSEAP is encoded by the coding sequence ATGAGCGAGCGGCTGAGCGATGTTCTGGTCCGCATCCAGTCGGTGCAGCAGCTCTCCTCCGTCATCGCGGCCATGCGGGGCATCGCGGCAGCGCGCTCGCGGGAGGCACGCGGGCAGCTCGACGGCATACATGCCTATGCCGACACCATCGCGGCGGCCATTGGCGACGCGCTAGCCCATCTGCCGTCAGGCCTCGCCCCGGTCTCATCCGTCCTGCCCGAGGACCGCCACGCCATCGTCGCGCTGTGCGCCGAACAGGGCTTTGCGGGAACGTTCAACGAACGGGTGCTGGACGCGGTTGATCGCCGGATGGAACAGGTGCCGCAGGGGGCGCGGCTGATGATCGTCGGGGACCGGGGGCTGATGGCCGCCGCCGAGCGTGGCCTGGAGGTGAGCTGGTCCGCGTCCATGGTCGCCCATGTCGGGCAGGCAAGCGCGCTGGCGAACCGGATCGTCGACGAACTTTATCGCGCGCTCGGACGGGACGAGGTGCGCAGCGTGTCGATCATCCATGCGCTGCCCGGTTCTTCCGCGACGCTGGAGGTGCTCGACAGGGTGCTGGTTCCCTTCGATTTCGCGCGGTTCCCGCGAATGGAGCGCGCCGAACCCCCGATGGTGACACTGGCACCCGACATCCTGCTCGCCCGCCTGGCCGAGGAGTACATCTTCGCAGAGCTGTGCGAGGCGGTGATCCAGTCCTTCGCCGCCGAGAACGAGGCGCGCATGCGGGCGATGATCGCGGCGAAGACCAATGTCGAGGACACGCTCGGCGAGCTTGTCGGCCGCTCCCGTCGGTTGCGGCAGGAGGAGATCACCAGCGAGATCCTGGAACTTTCGAGCGCCCAAAGCGAGGCGCCCTGA
- a CDS encoding methanol/ethanol family PQQ-dependent dehydrogenase, with product MRAIARAAIAGAALLVAAGAAQANDDVLDHIKNPAVQVIQTLDYANTRYSRLDQITAANVGKLQVAWTFSTGVLRGHEGSPLVVDGVMYVHTPFPNIVYALDLDHDGRILWKYEPKQDQDVAAIMCCDLVYRGLAYAEGMIFLHQADTTIVALDAKTGAVRWTARNGDPKKGESNTATVMPVKDKLIVGIAGAEFGARGHISAYNLKDGTLAWRAYSTGPDVDMLFDPETTTELGRPVGRDSSLKSWEGEQWKIGGGAPWGWFAYDPTLNLVYYGSANPGTWNPSQRPGDNKWAMTIFARDADTGVARWVYQMTPHDQWDYDGVNEMILTDQVIAGRSRPLLTHFDRNGFAYTLDRASGELLVAEKFDPSVNWASGIDMDKASPTYGRPILDPAHGTEAEGEDVTYSGICPAALGTKNQQPAAYSPQTHLFYVPTSHMCMDYEPFFVDYAVGQPYVGATLNMYPAPDDNPDGRTGNFIAWDNVKGRIVWTVPERFSVWSGALATAGGVVFYGTLEGYLKALDARTGKELYRFKTPSGIVGNVMTYQHKGRQYVAVLSGIGGWAGIGLAAGLTDPNAGSGAKDAYSALNSYTALGGQLTVFALPDGR from the coding sequence ATGAGGGCGATCGCACGGGCGGCCATCGCGGGCGCGGCGCTTTTGGTCGCGGCAGGCGCGGCGCAGGCCAATGACGATGTGCTGGACCACATCAAGAACCCGGCCGTTCAGGTCATCCAGACGCTGGATTACGCCAACACCCGCTATTCCCGGCTCGACCAGATCACCGCCGCCAATGTCGGCAAGCTCCAGGTCGCCTGGACCTTCTCCACCGGCGTCCTCCGGGGCCATGAGGGCAGCCCCCTCGTCGTCGACGGGGTGATGTATGTCCACACCCCGTTTCCCAACATCGTCTACGCGCTCGATCTCGACCATGACGGGCGTATCCTGTGGAAATATGAGCCGAAGCAGGATCAGGATGTCGCGGCCATCATGTGCTGCGATCTGGTCTATCGCGGCCTTGCCTATGCCGAGGGCATGATCTTCCTGCACCAGGCCGACACCACCATCGTCGCGCTCGACGCGAAGACCGGCGCGGTGCGCTGGACCGCCAGGAACGGCGACCCGAAGAAGGGCGAATCCAACACCGCCACCGTCATGCCGGTGAAGGACAAGCTCATTGTCGGCATCGCCGGCGCTGAGTTCGGCGCGCGCGGCCATATCAGCGCCTACAACCTCAAGGACGGCACCCTGGCCTGGCGCGCCTACTCGACCGGCCCGGACGTCGACATGCTGTTCGACCCGGAAACGACCACCGAGCTGGGCAGGCCGGTCGGTCGGGACTCCTCGCTCAAGAGTTGGGAAGGCGAGCAGTGGAAGATCGGCGGCGGCGCCCCGTGGGGCTGGTTCGCCTATGATCCCACGCTGAACCTCGTCTATTACGGCAGCGCCAATCCGGGCACGTGGAATCCTTCCCAGCGCCCCGGCGACAACAAATGGGCGATGACCATCTTCGCCCGCGACGCCGACACCGGGGTTGCCCGCTGGGTCTACCAGATGACGCCACACGACCAGTGGGACTATGACGGCGTCAACGAGATGATCCTGACCGATCAGGTCATCGCCGGACGATCCCGGCCGCTGCTCACCCATTTCGACCGCAACGGCTTTGCCTACACGCTCGACCGCGCGAGCGGGGAACTGCTGGTGGCCGAGAAGTTCGACCCCAGCGTGAACTGGGCGAGCGGGATCGATATGGACAAGGCCAGCCCGACCTATGGCCGCCCGATCCTTGATCCCGCCCATGGCACCGAGGCGGAAGGCGAGGACGTCACCTATTCCGGCATCTGTCCGGCGGCGCTCGGCACCAAGAACCAGCAGCCGGCGGCCTATTCGCCGCAGACCCACCTGTTCTACGTGCCCACAAGCCACATGTGCATGGATTACGAGCCGTTCTTCGTCGACTACGCGGTCGGCCAGCCCTATGTCGGCGCCACGCTCAACATGTATCCCGCCCCCGACGACAACCCGGACGGGCGCACCGGCAACTTCATCGCCTGGGACAATGTGAAGGGCCGCATCGTGTGGACCGTGCCCGAGCGTTTCTCGGTCTGGTCCGGCGCGCTGGCAACCGCCGGCGGCGTGGTGTTCTACGGCACGCTGGAAGGCTACCTGAAGGCACTCGACGCCCGCACCGGCAAGGAACTCTACCGCTTCAAGACCCCGTCCGGCATCGTCGGCAATGTCATGACGTATCAGCACAAGGGCCGGCAATATGTCGCCGTGCTGTCGGGCATCGGCGGCTGGGCCGGCATCGGCCTCGCCGCGGGCCTTACCGACCCCAATGCCGGCTCGGGCGCCAAGGATGCCTATTCGGCGCTGAACAGCTACACCGCGCTCGGCGGTCAGCTCACGGTGTTCGCGCTGCCCGACGGGCGCTAG
- a CDS encoding peroxiredoxin, which produces MDGMHSETVLKPGEKAPDFTLPATPDQELSLSDLKGGPVILAFYPADWSPVCGDQMVLYNQILPEFHRLGAQLVGLSTDGVWCHAAFAQARGLHFPLLSDFEPKGAVARSFGVYRPAEGTSERALFVIDADGIIRWSYVSPLGLNPGADGILAALEGLGAPAHHEGAVS; this is translated from the coding sequence ATGGATGGGATGCATTCGGAAACGGTGCTGAAGCCGGGCGAGAAGGCACCGGACTTCACGCTTCCCGCAACGCCCGACCAGGAGCTTTCGCTGTCGGACCTCAAGGGCGGGCCGGTGATCCTGGCCTTCTACCCGGCGGACTGGAGCCCGGTGTGCGGCGACCAGATGGTGCTCTACAACCAGATTCTGCCGGAATTTCATCGTCTTGGCGCGCAGCTGGTCGGTCTTTCGACCGATGGCGTGTGGTGCCATGCCGCCTTTGCGCAGGCGCGCGGGCTGCATTTTCCCCTGCTCTCGGATTTCGAGCCGAAGGGGGCCGTGGCGCGCAGCTTCGGCGTCTATCGCCCGGCCGAGGGAACCTCCGAGCGGGCGCTGTTCGTGATCGACGCGGACGGCATCATCCGCTGGAGCTACGTCTCGCCGCTTGGCCTCAATCCGGGCGCCGACGGCATTCTCGCCGCGCTGGAAGGGCTGGGCGCGCCGGCGCACCATGAAGGAGCTGTGTCATGA
- a CDS encoding DsbA family protein, with amino-acid sequence MSHLTPEVGPGDHVLGPADAPVTLVEYGDYECPYCGQEYPILKEVLRRLGGQVRLVFRNFPITESHPHAAHAAAFAEAVAAIGRFWEAHDLLYEHQATLDDASLAGFARVIGLPRADLDDALNGRHDAKIRQDFIGGIRSGVNGTPTLFINGLRYDGPRDLASLLDVVQQVALRAA; translated from the coding sequence ATGAGCCACCTTACCCCCGAAGTCGGCCCCGGCGACCATGTCCTGGGCCCTGCCGACGCACCGGTCACGCTGGTGGAATATGGCGACTACGAATGCCCCTATTGCGGTCAGGAATACCCCATACTGAAGGAAGTGCTGCGGCGCCTCGGCGGGCAGGTGCGCCTTGTATTCCGCAACTTTCCGATCACTGAATCGCATCCCCACGCAGCCCATGCTGCCGCGTTCGCGGAAGCGGTGGCGGCCATCGGCCGGTTCTGGGAGGCGCATGATCTGCTCTATGAGCATCAGGCGACGCTCGACGACGCCAGTCTCGCCGGTTTCGCCCGTGTCATCGGTCTTCCCCGGGCGGATCTCGACGATGCGCTGAATGGCCGGCATGACGCGAAGATCCGGCAGGACTTCATCGGCGGTATTCGCAGCGGGGTGAACGGGACACCGACGCTGTTCATCAACGGCCTGCGCTATGACGGGCCACGCGACCTTGCGAGCCTGCTCGATGTGGTCCAGCAGGTGGCGCTGAGGGCGGCTTGA
- a CDS encoding LysR family transcriptional regulator: MDFTALALLIETSSAGSFAEAARRLRLPPMKATRLIAALEDELGVRLLHRTTRALSLTDEGMVFLPHARTLVEERAAALSSVQGAMAGPTGLLRVSASLAFGRKVVAPMVVDFMQAHPQVQVDLLLSDSVVDLVTEGIDLAIRIAELTDSNLIARRLAENPRRLVASPAYIERFGAPARLDELKQHECLNSATRPHWTFRTAKEARTIRAAGRFTANSVDAIHEACLGGLGIANLSDWDIAEDLQRGVLREIVLEDATSERLDIWAVYASRRLMPAKVRFFIETLAERLKPPSAPPAGPHRAGSQGRVARHSAGR, from the coding sequence ATGGACTTCACCGCACTCGCGCTGCTGATCGAAACCTCGTCCGCCGGCAGCTTCGCCGAGGCCGCGCGCCGCCTGCGCCTGCCGCCAATGAAGGCCACCCGCCTGATCGCGGCGCTGGAGGACGAACTCGGCGTTCGCCTGCTTCACCGCACCACGCGCGCGCTCTCGCTCACCGATGAGGGAATGGTGTTCCTTCCCCACGCCCGGACATTGGTGGAAGAGCGCGCGGCGGCACTCTCAAGCGTGCAGGGCGCGATGGCCGGTCCCACCGGCCTCCTGCGCGTCAGTGCCTCGCTGGCCTTCGGGCGCAAGGTCGTGGCGCCGATGGTGGTTGATTTCATGCAGGCCCATCCGCAGGTGCAGGTGGACCTTCTGCTGTCGGACAGCGTGGTCGATCTGGTGACCGAGGGCATCGATCTCGCCATCCGCATCGCGGAGTTGACCGACAGCAACCTGATTGCCCGTCGCCTGGCCGAGAATCCCCGCCGCCTGGTCGCGTCTCCGGCCTATATCGAGCGCTTCGGCGCGCCGGCGCGGCTGGACGAGCTCAAGCAGCATGAGTGCCTCAACAGCGCGACACGCCCGCACTGGACCTTCCGAACGGCGAAGGAGGCCCGCACCATCCGGGCGGCGGGGCGCTTCACCGCCAATTCCGTCGACGCCATCCACGAGGCTTGCCTCGGTGGTCTCGGCATCGCCAATCTGTCCGACTGGGACATCGCCGAGGACCTCCAACGCGGTGTGCTGAGGGAGATCGTCCTGGAGGACGCCACCTCGGAGCGGCTGGACATCTGGGCCGTCTATGCCAGCCGGCGGCTGATGCCGGCCAAGGTCCGGTTCTTCATCGAGACGCTCGCAGAACGCCTCAAGCCGCCCTCAGCGCCACCTGCTGGACCACATCGAGCAGGCTCGCAAGGTCGCGTGGCCCGTCATAGCGCAGGCCGTTGA